From the Plasmodium malariae genome assembly, chromosome: 2 genome, one window contains:
- the PmUG01_02017600 gene encoding V-type proton ATPase subunit C, putative: MSEVPMCLFIACSTRDNTSREYIYTILKNRLLGSHVCIDTNILDVPTNLKFCSFDDLLKCADDLQKYDTYTYGCLKKIEKIAKEYDENIELKIIYQRQHINIDQYIRRFSWDDAKYPRNRSLTDTIDIMINNITKLSDEIQIKSSMLNDLKEKKKKEVPTNSVNNFFLRNLNEILTPQTVSQSDFIETEYLTTLIAYIPKNLEDEWLNNYEKFSDYVVPRSTEQFKNLIDKDGNTLWKVYVFKKFAENFKEAAKGKKFIVKSFKYDEKHYNDIMESRTKVEAEIIRQESFLRRMCLAAFSDIFIAFIHINILRVFCESVLRFGVPPNFASFSIRINGESKEKKVRKKLYDIFSSTDSIGKNYIKRSDDNDEEIYPYVSVSFKI, from the coding sequence ATGAGTGAAGTACCCATGTGCTTGTTTATTGCCTGCTCAACGAGAGATAACACAAGTCGAGAGTACATATACacgattttaaaaaataggtTATTAGGTAGTCATGTATGTATAGATACGAATATATTAGATGTTCCAAcgaatttaaaattttgttcatttgatgatttattaaaatgtgcagatgatttacaaaaatacgatacatatacatatggttgtttgaaaaaaatagaaaaaatcgCAAAAgaatatgatgaaaatatagaattaaaaataatttatcaacgtcaacatattaatattgaTCAATATATTAGAAGATTTAGTTGGGATGATGCAAAGTACCCAAGGAATAGATCCCTTACAGATACAATTGatattatgataaataatataacaaaattatcaGATGAAATTCAAATAAAGTCTAGTATGCTTAATGAtctaaaggaaaaaaaaaaaaaagaagtaccAACAAATagtgtaaataatttttttttaagaaatttaaatgaaatattaacaCCACAAACTGTGAGCCAATCTGATTTTATTGAAACAGAATATTTAACAACTCTTATTGCATATATTCCGAAAAATTTAGAAGATGAATggttaaataattatgagaAATTTTCAGACTATGTTGTTCCAAGGTCTACTGagcaatttaaaaatttaatagaCAAAGATGGAAATACATTATGGAAAGTTTacgtttttaaaaaatttgcagaaaattttaaagaagcagctaaaggaaaaaaatttattgtcAAATCTTTTAAGTATGACGAAAAACattataatgatattatGGAATCAAGAACAAAAGTAGAAGCAGAAATTATAAGACAAGAATCATTTTTAAGAAGAATGTGTTTAGCTGCTTTTtctgatatatttattgcctttattcatattaacattttaagAGTATTCTGTGAATCAGTCCTTAGGTTTGGTGTACCCCCAAATTTTGCATCCTTTAGTATTAGAATAAACGGGGagagtaaagaaaaaaaagttcgaaaaaaattatatgatatattttctagCACCGATTCAATAGGCAAAAACTACATCAAGAGATCCGATGATAACGATGAAGAGATTTATCCCTATGTTTCCGTCTCGTTTAAGATTTGA